Proteins from a genomic interval of Ferrovibrio terrae:
- the gmk gene encoding guanylate kinase, translating into MSSKAVSIARRGLMLVLSSPSGAGKTTISRRLLAEDPDLHLSVSVTTRARRPGEVDGTHYHFISSEDFGLMVNRQELLEHAKVFDYYYGTPKEQVEKRLSAGQDILFDIDWQGTQQLRQRARDDLVSVFILPPSTRDLEKRLHTRAQDSAEVVAKRMSKAADEISHWAEYDYVVINEDVEHCLAQVHAILRAERLKRHRGVGLVDFVKTLREGR; encoded by the coding sequence ATGTCGAGTAAGGCTGTTTCGATTGCCCGGCGTGGCTTGATGCTGGTGCTGTCCTCGCCCTCGGGCGCCGGCAAGACCACGATCTCGCGCCGCCTGCTGGCCGAAGACCCGGACCTGCATCTCTCGGTCTCTGTGACGACGCGGGCGCGCCGTCCGGGTGAGGTGGACGGCACGCATTATCACTTCATCAGTTCGGAAGATTTCGGCCTGATGGTGAACCGCCAGGAGCTGCTCGAACACGCCAAGGTGTTCGACTATTACTACGGCACGCCGAAAGAGCAGGTCGAGAAGCGGCTGTCGGCCGGGCAGGACATCCTGTTCGACATCGACTGGCAGGGCACGCAGCAGCTGCGCCAGCGCGCGCGCGACGATCTGGTCAGCGTCTTCATTTTGCCGCCGTCCACCCGCGACCTGGAAAAGCGGCTGCATACCCGCGCGCAGGATTCCGCCGAAGTCGTGGCCAAGCGCATGTCGAAGGCAGCTGACGAGATCAGCCACTGGGCGGAATACGACTACGTGGTGATCAACGAGGATGTCGAACACTGCTTGGCGCAGGTGCATGCCATCCTGCGCGCCGAGCGGCTGAAGCGGCATCGCGGCGTCGGCCTGGTCGATTTCGTCAAGACGCTGCGCGAGGGTCGCTGA
- a CDS encoding YicC/YloC family endoribonuclease, with the protein MTGFARVDGRAGNKAWIWELKSVNGRGLELRFRLPPGFDSIEADLRSQAQARLVRGNINLNLQLVESADAAPNYRLNEALLEQLLAMAGKLESRGVGAPRLDGLLAVRGVVEPVGSIAEDEEARASLEAALKQSFTEALDKLVQSRDAEGAKLAEVLGGQFNEIAVLTGRASEVEAVRPEGLRRRLQTQLSELLAQNPPVAEDRLAQELALQVTRLDVREELDRLRAHVASAQGLLKGDAKGVGRKLDFLMQEFNREANTLCSKAFDAGLTAIGLDLKLVIDRLREQAQNVE; encoded by the coding sequence ATGACTGGCTTCGCTCGTGTCGATGGACGCGCCGGCAACAAAGCCTGGATCTGGGAACTGAAGTCGGTCAACGGCCGCGGCCTTGAGCTGCGCTTTCGCCTGCCGCCGGGCTTCGACAGCATCGAGGCCGATCTGCGCAGTCAGGCGCAGGCCAGACTGGTGCGCGGCAACATCAATCTCAATCTGCAGCTTGTCGAAAGTGCGGATGCTGCGCCGAACTATCGGCTGAACGAGGCGCTGCTCGAACAACTGCTGGCGATGGCCGGTAAGCTGGAATCGCGCGGCGTCGGTGCGCCGCGTCTGGATGGCCTGCTGGCCGTGCGCGGCGTGGTCGAGCCGGTCGGCAGCATCGCCGAGGATGAAGAGGCCCGCGCGTCGCTGGAAGCCGCGCTGAAACAAAGTTTCACTGAGGCCCTCGACAAACTGGTACAGAGCCGCGATGCCGAAGGCGCCAAGCTGGCCGAGGTGCTGGGCGGGCAGTTCAATGAAATTGCGGTGCTGACCGGGCGCGCCAGCGAAGTCGAGGCCGTACGGCCCGAAGGCCTGCGCCGCCGCCTGCAGACGCAGCTGTCGGAACTGCTGGCGCAGAATCCGCCGGTCGCCGAAGACCGTCTGGCGCAGGAACTCGCGCTGCAGGTCACACGGCTGGACGTGCGCGAGGAACTGGACCGCCTGCGGGCGCATGTCGCCTCCGCGCAGGGTCTGCTGAAGGGCGACGCCAAGGGCGTGGGCCGCAAGCTCGACTTCCTGATGCAGGAATTCAACCGCGAGGCCAACACGCTCTGCTCCAAGGCCTTCGATGCCGGACTGACTGCGATTGGCCTTGATCTGAAACTGGTGATCGACCGTTTGCGCGAGCAGGCCCAGAATGTCGAGTAA
- a CDS encoding SDR family NAD(P)-dependent oxidoreductase, whose protein sequence is MEQTELSGIVITGASSGIGQALAELYARPGVLLALTGRDATRLEAVAEACRQRGAAVEAETVPVTDHAGMQAFIAKVAARSRLDLVIANAGVSGGFKDWADFDAYIRAITSVNIDGVLNTVNPAIPVMVQQRSGQIAIVASIAGFLAMPGAVPYSATKHFARAYAEELRGRLAREGVRVSSICPGFVTTRMTARNTFPMPFLMDEQRAARIIADGLARDQGRIAFPWPMLAMVRLLGMLPYPLLDWVLRRSPAKN, encoded by the coding sequence ATGGAGCAGACAGAGCTTTCGGGAATCGTCATCACCGGGGCCTCGAGCGGAATCGGCCAGGCGCTGGCCGAGCTGTATGCCCGCCCCGGCGTGCTGCTGGCGCTGACCGGCCGTGATGCGACTCGCCTGGAGGCCGTCGCCGAAGCCTGCCGCCAGCGCGGCGCGGCCGTGGAAGCCGAAACCGTGCCCGTCACCGACCATGCCGGCATGCAGGCCTTCATCGCAAAGGTCGCGGCCAGATCGCGTCTCGACCTGGTGATCGCCAATGCCGGCGTATCTGGCGGCTTCAAGGACTGGGCCGACTTCGATGCTTATATCCGCGCGATCACCAGCGTGAATATCGACGGCGTGCTGAACACAGTGAACCCGGCGATCCCGGTGATGGTGCAGCAGCGCAGCGGCCAGATCGCCATTGTCGCCTCGATCGCCGGCTTCCTTGCCATGCCGGGTGCGGTGCCCTATTCCGCGACCAAGCATTTCGCCCGCGCCTATGCCGAGGAACTGCGCGGCCGGCTGGCGCGCGAAGGCGTGCGCGTCTCGTCGATCTGCCCCGGCTTCGTCACCACGCGCATGACCGCGCGCAACACATTCCCGATGCCCTTCCTGATGGACGAGCAGCGCGCCGCCCGCATCATTGCGGATGGTCTGGCGCGTGATCAGGGGCGTATCGCGTTTCCCTGGCCGATGCTGGCGATGGTGCGGCTGCTTGGAATGCTGCCGTATCCGCTGCTCGACTGGGTGCTGCGCCGCAGTCCGGCGAAGAACTGA
- the mltG gene encoding endolytic transglycosylase MltG has product MKRLLRGLLAIPLAGAVVLCAAWLWFSHWLDSPGPLAQESIVLVPRGTRVAGIAERLAEARVVDHAKLAEIAAWLTGTGQSLKAGEYQFTPGATPRQVLEKIAAGRVYPRRLTIPEGQMTVEIRRLVEAGEALTGSWPSTAVAEGSLLPETYQYIYGDGRAELLARMRKAHEDLLAELWPKRAANLPVTTQAQAVILASIVEAETPVPAERPRVAGVYLNRLKRNMKLQADPTVAYGITGGAREMERPLTLNDLARPSAWNTYTIDGLPPTPINHPGRASIAAVLQPESHDFLYFVADGKGGHVFARTYDEHLKNVAAYRATQRR; this is encoded by the coding sequence ATGAAAAGGCTTCTGCGCGGCCTGCTGGCGATCCCGCTGGCCGGCGCCGTCGTCCTGTGTGCTGCCTGGCTGTGGTTCTCGCACTGGCTCGACAGTCCGGGCCCGCTGGCGCAGGAGAGTATCGTGCTGGTGCCGCGCGGCACGCGCGTGGCCGGCATCGCCGAACGGCTGGCCGAAGCGCGCGTGGTGGATCATGCGAAGCTGGCCGAGATTGCGGCCTGGCTGACCGGGACGGGACAAAGCCTGAAGGCCGGCGAATACCAGTTCACGCCGGGGGCTACGCCACGGCAGGTGCTGGAGAAGATCGCCGCCGGCCGCGTCTATCCGCGCCGCCTCACCATACCCGAAGGCCAGATGACGGTGGAGATTCGCAGGCTGGTTGAGGCGGGCGAGGCTCTGACCGGCAGCTGGCCATCAACGGCGGTGGCAGAAGGCAGCCTGCTGCCCGAGACCTATCAGTATATCTACGGCGACGGCCGCGCCGAGCTGCTGGCGCGCATGCGCAAGGCGCACGAGGACCTGTTGGCCGAGCTATGGCCCAAGCGCGCCGCCAACCTGCCGGTCACGACGCAGGCGCAGGCGGTGATTCTGGCCTCCATCGTGGAGGCGGAAACGCCGGTGCCGGCCGAGCGTCCGCGCGTCGCCGGTGTCTATCTCAATCGCCTGAAGCGCAACATGAAGCTGCAGGCCGACCCCACGGTGGCCTATGGCATCACCGGCGGTGCGCGCGAGATGGAACGGCCGCTGACGCTGAACGATCTTGCCCGTCCGAGTGCGTGGAACACCTACACCATCGACGGTCTGCCGCCGACGCCGATCAATCATCCCGGCCGTGCCAGCATTGCTGCCGTGCTGCAGCCGGAAAGCCACGACTTCCTGTATTTCGTCGCCGATGGCAAGGGCGGGCATGTCTTTGCCCGCACCTACGACGAGCACCTGAAGAATGTAGCGGCCTATCGCGCGACCCAGCGTCGATAA
- the fabF gene encoding beta-ketoacyl-ACP synthase II, translating to MRRVVVTGLGLVTPLACGVEATWQRLINGESGLGPITRFDPAEMSAKIAGQVPLKADFPDRADAFDPDEWMEAKDRKRVDDFIVFGLAAAKQAVKDSGWVPADEEQRCRTGVLIGSGIGGLNGIEEAALLLKEKGPRRISPFFVPGRLINLVSGHVSIEYGFKGPNHAVVTACSTGAHAIGDAARLIMWDDADVMVAGGAEATIGPLGVAGFCASRALSTGFNDNPTKGSRPWDKGRDGFVMGEGAGVVVLEELEHAKARGAKIYAEVVGYGLSGDAYHITAPHESGDGAFRCMQMALKRAGMQPSDIDYINAHGTSTPLGDEIELGAVKRLFGNAMGSLSMSSTKSSIGHLLGAAGAVEAIFSTLAIKTGICPPTLNLDDPSDVAVGLDLVPHKAKQRDVRAALSNSFGFGGTNASLVLKRYDA from the coding sequence ATGCGTCGTGTCGTCGTCACCGGCCTCGGCCTGGTCACGCCACTCGCCTGCGGCGTAGAGGCAACTTGGCAGCGTCTGATCAACGGTGAATCCGGCCTTGGCCCGATCACCCGTTTCGACCCTGCCGAGATGTCCGCGAAAATCGCCGGTCAGGTTCCGCTCAAGGCGGATTTCCCTGACCGTGCCGATGCCTTCGATCCCGACGAATGGATGGAGGCGAAGGATCGCAAGCGCGTTGACGATTTCATCGTCTTCGGGCTGGCAGCAGCCAAGCAGGCGGTGAAGGATTCCGGTTGGGTCCCGGCCGATGAAGAGCAGCGCTGCCGCACCGGCGTGCTGATCGGCTCCGGCATCGGCGGCCTCAACGGTATCGAGGAAGCCGCGCTCCTGCTCAAGGAAAAAGGCCCCCGCCGCATCAGCCCGTTCTTCGTGCCGGGCCGTCTGATCAACCTGGTCTCCGGCCATGTCTCGATCGAATACGGCTTCAAGGGGCCGAACCACGCGGTGGTGACGGCCTGTTCGACCGGCGCGCATGCCATCGGCGATGCCGCCCGGCTGATCATGTGGGACGATGCTGATGTGATGGTGGCCGGCGGTGCCGAAGCCACCATCGGTCCGCTCGGTGTCGCCGGCTTCTGTGCCTCGCGTGCCCTGTCCACCGGCTTCAACGACAACCCGACCAAGGGCTCGCGCCCCTGGGACAAGGGGCGCGATGGTTTCGTGATGGGCGAAGGTGCCGGCGTGGTGGTGCTCGAGGAACTCGAGCATGCCAAGGCGCGCGGCGCCAAGATTTATGCCGAAGTGGTGGGGTATGGCCTGTCGGGTGACGCCTATCACATCACCGCGCCGCATGAGAGCGGCGACGGCGCGTTCCGCTGCATGCAGATGGCGCTGAAGCGTGCCGGCATGCAGCCCAGCGACATCGATTACATCAACGCGCACGGCACCTCGACGCCGTTGGGCGACGAGATCGAACTCGGTGCCGTGAAGCGCCTGTTCGGCAATGCGATGGGCAGCCTGTCGATGTCGTCCACCAAATCGTCGATCGGCCATCTGCTCGGCGCCGCCGGCGCGGTGGAGGCGATCTTCTCCACGCTGGCGATCAAGACCGGCATCTGCCCGCCGACGCTGAACCTGGACGACCCCAGCGATGTCGCTGTCGGTCTCGACCTGGTGCCGCACAAGGCCAAGCAGCGCGACGTTCGCGCGGCGCTGTCGAACTCCTTCGGGTTCGGCGGCACCAACGCGTCGCTCGTGCTGAAGCGGTACGACGCCTAA
- a CDS encoding acyl carrier protein — MSDVAERVKKIVVEHLGVEEEKVTEAASFIDDLGADSLDTVELVMAFEEEFGVEIPDDAAEKILTVKDAIDFIKERSAS; from the coding sequence ATGAGCGATGTTGCTGAGCGCGTTAAGAAGATCGTCGTCGAACATCTCGGCGTCGAAGAAGAGAAGGTCACCGAAGCGGCAAGCTTCATCGATGACCTGGGCGCGGACAGCCTCGACACTGTTGAGCTGGTGATGGCGTTCGAAGAAGAGTTCGGCGTCGAGATCCCCGATGATGCCGCTGAAAAGATCCTGACCGTCAAGGACGCGATCGATTTCATCAAAGAGCGTTCGGCGTCGTAA
- the fabG gene encoding 3-oxoacyl-[acyl-carrier-protein] reductase, with product MFDLTGKFALVTGATGGIGGAIAEALHKQGATVALSGTREAVLQELAAKLGSRAHVVPCNLADAEAVNGLVAKAEAAMGQVDILVNNAGITRDGLAMRMKDDDWQTVLDVNLSAAFRLARASLKGMMKRRWGRIISITSVVGATGNPGQLNYAAAKAGLTGMTKSLAQEVASRNITANCVAPGFIQTAMTDVLTDQQKEMISQKIPAGRLGQSPEIAAAVLYLASEEAAYVTGQTLHVNGGMAMIS from the coding sequence ATGTTCGACCTGACCGGCAAATTCGCTCTCGTCACCGGCGCCACCGGCGGTATCGGCGGCGCCATCGCCGAAGCGCTGCACAAGCAGGGCGCCACCGTGGCACTGTCGGGTACCCGCGAAGCCGTGCTGCAGGAACTGGCGGCCAAGCTGGGCAGTCGCGCGCATGTCGTGCCCTGCAATCTGGCGGACGCCGAAGCCGTGAACGGCCTGGTTGCCAAGGCTGAAGCCGCGATGGGGCAGGTGGATATCCTGGTCAACAACGCCGGCATCACCCGCGACGGCCTGGCCATGCGCATGAAGGATGATGACTGGCAGACCGTGCTGGACGTCAATCTCAGCGCCGCCTTCCGGCTCGCCCGCGCTTCGCTGAAGGGCATGATGAAGCGCCGCTGGGGCCGCATCATTTCCATCACCTCGGTGGTGGGTGCGACCGGTAATCCGGGCCAGCTCAATTACGCAGCTGCGAAGGCCGGCCTGACCGGCATGACCAAGTCGCTGGCCCAGGAAGTGGCCTCGCGCAATATCACTGCCAACTGCGTCGCCCCCGGTTTTATCCAGACCGCGATGACCGATGTGCTGACCGACCAGCAGAAGGAAATGATTTCCCAGAAGATTCCGGCCGGCCGACTCGGCCAGAGCCCGGAAATTGCCGCCGCCGTGCTTTATCTGGCCTCGGAGGAAGCTGCCTACGTGACCGGACAGACCTTGCATGTTAACGGCGGCATGGCCATGATTTCCTAA
- the fabD gene encoding ACP S-malonyltransferase gives MSRAFLFPGQGSQAVGMGKDLAEAFATARELFQEVDDALSQKLSTLMFEGPEADLTLTENAQPALMAASLAVVRVAQKDFGVDLAAKGAFAAGHSLGEYSALCAMGALSVADTARLLKLRGQSMQKAVPVGTGAMAALLGAELELAQQVVAEAAQGEILGCANDNGGGQVVISGQKSAVERAIEVSKTRGVKRGMLLPVSAPFHCAMMQPAADAMAEALATVAMTAPKLPVVSNVTARGESNPDDIKKLLVQQVTGLVRWREGVQWLKAQGVAQVVELGSGKVLAGLVKRIDKEIEPLSINTPAELEAWAKAL, from the coding sequence ATGAGCCGAGCGTTCTTGTTCCCCGGCCAGGGCAGCCAGGCCGTCGGCATGGGCAAGGATCTTGCCGAGGCTTTCGCCACGGCGCGCGAGCTGTTCCAGGAAGTGGATGACGCCCTGTCGCAGAAGCTGTCGACGCTGATGTTCGAGGGCCCGGAAGCCGACCTGACGCTGACCGAGAATGCCCAGCCCGCGCTGATGGCCGCCAGCCTGGCGGTGGTGCGCGTCGCGCAGAAGGATTTCGGTGTCGATCTCGCAGCCAAAGGCGCTTTTGCCGCCGGCCATTCGCTGGGTGAATATTCCGCGCTCTGCGCCATGGGTGCGCTCAGCGTCGCCGACACCGCGCGGCTGCTGAAGCTGCGCGGCCAGTCGATGCAGAAGGCCGTGCCGGTGGGGACGGGCGCGATGGCCGCGCTGCTGGGCGCCGAGCTCGAACTGGCGCAGCAGGTGGTGGCCGAGGCCGCGCAGGGCGAAATCCTGGGCTGCGCCAACGACAATGGCGGCGGCCAGGTGGTGATCTCGGGCCAGAAGTCGGCCGTCGAACGCGCCATCGAGGTCTCGAAGACCAGGGGCGTCAAGCGCGGCATGCTGCTGCCGGTCAGTGCGCCGTTCCATTGCGCCATGATGCAGCCGGCCGCCGATGCCATGGCGGAAGCGCTGGCGACTGTGGCGATGACGGCGCCGAAACTGCCGGTGGTGTCCAACGTTACGGCCAGGGGCGAATCCAACCCCGACGACATCAAGAAGCTGCTGGTGCAGCAGGTGACGGGGCTGGTGCGCTGGCGTGAAGGCGTGCAGTGGCTGAAGGCCCAGGGCGTGGCGCAGGTGGTCGAGCTTGGCTCGGGCAAGGTGCTGGCCGGTCTGGTCAAGCGCATCGACAAGGAAATCGAGCCGCTCAGCATCAACACGCCGGCCGAGCTTGAAGCCTGGGCCAAGGCTCTTTGA
- a CDS encoding FAD-dependent oxidoreductase — translation MTDFTYPSFGYVPPRTGPQGGSGGTEACRVAIVGGGPVGLTMALDLARQGIASVLLDEEDSVSTGSRAICYAKRTLEIWDRLGVGARMLVKGVTWRLGKVFHGEQQRYSFDLLPESGHQYPAFINLQQYYAELYLVEAARQQPLIELRWKHRVSDLQPGNDNVRLTVTTPDGDYILLADHVLAADGARSTIRRKLGLDFKGQVFEDRFLIADVKMKADFPVERWFWFDPPFHSGGSALLHSQPDDVWRIDLQLGWQADPDAERQPERVIPRLQAMLGKDAKFELEWVSIYTFQCRRLERFRHGRVIFIGDSAHQVSPFGARGANSGVQDADNLAWKLAHVLRGDAPEALLETYDAERSAAADENILNSTRSTDFISPKGTTAKALRDAVLDLAADYAFARKLVNSGRLSLPSTYRDTPLSTPDRDAFSAGPPPGAPAIDAPVDEAGGWLLGQCRAGFTLLAFGAVPDLPPNLLDRIAVRWLPADGLAAQRYGAAPGSAYLLRPDQYVAARWHQPSRQDISMAYDRALARSA, via the coding sequence ATGACGGATTTCACCTACCCATCCTTCGGCTATGTGCCGCCCCGGACCGGACCCCAAGGCGGTTCGGGCGGCACCGAAGCCTGCCGGGTGGCCATTGTCGGCGGCGGCCCGGTCGGCCTGACCATGGCGCTGGATCTGGCCCGGCAGGGCATCGCCAGCGTCTTGCTGGACGAGGAAGACAGCGTCAGCACCGGCAGCCGGGCGATCTGCTACGCCAAACGAACCCTGGAAATCTGGGACCGGCTGGGGGTTGGCGCGCGCATGCTGGTCAAGGGCGTCACCTGGCGGCTGGGCAAGGTGTTTCACGGCGAGCAGCAGCGCTACAGCTTCGACCTGCTGCCCGAGAGCGGCCATCAGTACCCGGCCTTCATCAACCTGCAGCAATATTACGCCGAGCTCTACCTGGTGGAAGCGGCGCGCCAGCAGCCGCTGATCGAGCTGCGCTGGAAACATCGCGTCAGCGACCTGCAGCCCGGCAACGATAACGTCCGCCTGACGGTGACGACGCCGGATGGCGACTACATTTTGCTGGCTGATCATGTGCTGGCCGCCGACGGCGCGAGGTCCACCATCCGCCGCAAGCTCGGCCTCGATTTCAAAGGCCAGGTCTTCGAGGATCGTTTTCTCATCGCCGATGTGAAGATGAAGGCCGACTTCCCGGTGGAACGCTGGTTCTGGTTCGATCCGCCGTTTCACAGTGGGGGCTCGGCGCTGCTGCACAGCCAGCCCGATGATGTCTGGCGCATCGACCTGCAACTCGGCTGGCAGGCCGATCCCGACGCCGAACGCCAGCCGGAACGCGTGATTCCGCGCCTGCAGGCGATGCTGGGCAAGGATGCAAAATTCGAACTGGAATGGGTGAGCATCTACACCTTCCAGTGCCGCCGGCTGGAGCGCTTCCGTCATGGCCGCGTGATCTTCATCGGCGATTCCGCGCATCAGGTCTCGCCGTTCGGCGCGCGCGGTGCCAATTCCGGTGTGCAGGATGCCGACAACCTGGCCTGGAAGCTGGCGCATGTGCTGCGCGGCGATGCGCCCGAGGCGCTGCTCGAGACCTACGATGCGGAACGCAGCGCGGCCGCCGATGAAAACATTCTGAACTCCACGCGCAGCACCGATTTCATTTCGCCCAAGGGCACGACGGCAAAGGCGCTGCGCGATGCCGTGCTGGATCTCGCGGCCGACTACGCTTTCGCGCGCAAGCTGGTGAATTCCGGCCGCCTGTCGCTGCCCAGCACGTATCGCGACACGCCATTGTCGACGCCGGATCGCGATGCCTTTTCAGCCGGGCCGCCGCCAGGCGCGCCGGCCATCGACGCCCCTGTCGATGAAGCCGGGGGCTGGCTGCTCGGCCAGTGCCGCGCCGGCTTCACCCTGCTGGCCTTCGGCGCCGTGCCGGACCTGCCGCCCAATCTGCTGGATCGCATCGCCGTCCGCTGGCTGCCGGCCGATGGCCTGGCCGCCCAGCGTTATGGGGCCGCGCCCGGCAGCGCTTATCTGCTGCGTCCCGATCAGTATGTGGCGGCACGCTGGCATCAGCCATCAAGGCAAGACATTTCAATGGCTTATGATCGTGCTCTGGCCCGATCGGCTTGA
- the flaF gene encoding flagellar biosynthesis regulator FlaF: MSGRNPYLTAQNALESPRQLEYRLFSSVTRALMDIRPLMQSKHPADVAKIASATAWNRDVWNHLMPEVLDENNPLPKETKVSLINICLFVNKHTERISQGQATDVGPLIDINRNIMDGLR, translated from the coding sequence ATGTCGGGAAGAAACCCGTATCTGACAGCGCAGAACGCACTTGAATCGCCGAGGCAGCTGGAATACCGGCTGTTCTCTTCGGTCACGCGCGCGCTGATGGACATACGCCCCCTGATGCAGAGCAAGCATCCGGCCGATGTCGCCAAGATCGCTTCGGCGACCGCCTGGAACCGCGATGTCTGGAATCACCTGATGCCGGAAGTTCTCGACGAGAACAATCCGCTGCCCAAGGAAACCAAGGTCTCGCTGATCAACATCTGCCTGTTCGTCAACAAGCATACCGAGCGGATCAGCCAGGGTCAGGCGACCGATGTCGGCCCGCTGATCGACATCAACCGCAATATCATGGACGGCCTGCGCTAA
- a CDS encoding flagellar biosynthesis repressor FlbT, with product MPLIITLKAGEKFILNRAVLSLSKSASIVIENKASFLREKHIMKPEDVDTGAKRIYYYCQLAYLWDEQYDEYYAKAKDACMEFVKAAPSTHALIGNIGAALAQKDYFKLLKLARRLIEVERRLIDVGKKPVSDSAERT from the coding sequence GTGCCGCTGATCATTACGCTCAAGGCAGGTGAGAAATTCATACTAAATCGTGCTGTGCTCAGCCTTTCCAAATCGGCCAGCATCGTTATCGAAAATAAAGCATCTTTTCTGCGCGAAAAGCACATAATGAAGCCGGAAGATGTCGATACCGGCGCCAAGAGAATCTACTACTACTGTCAGTTGGCGTATCTGTGGGACGAGCAGTACGACGAGTACTACGCAAAGGCTAAAGACGCCTGTATGGAGTTCGTTAAGGCTGCACCGAGTACACATGCCTTGATCGGCAATATTGGCGCGGCCCTGGCCCAGAAGGACTACTTCAAGCTCCTGAAGCTTGCGCGTCGGCTGATCGAGGTCGAGAGGAGATTGATTGATGTCGGGAAGAAACCCGTATCTGACAGCGCAGAACGCACTTGA